Below is a genomic region from Candidatus Protochlamydia phocaeensis.
GAGAACTAATTAATAGGCCTGGACAATCCTATTGGAAGGTTAGGCAATAGAGCCCAAGCGCCTGCCGCCAATGAGATGAAAATGTAAATGGAAGATAATCTGTCCCGCATTCGACCCATTATTGGTCAACAAGCGATAGCCATCTTCAATATGAAACTGCTTCGCTAATTGCTGGGCTACAGCCATGATTTCGCTTATCAAGGGAAGATCGGCTGCCGTGATGGATTGCAAGTCGGGAATCTCTTTTTTAGGCATGATAAGAAGATGGACGGGGGCCACGGGATGAATGTCTTTAATGGCTAAAATACGCTCATTTTCAAACACTTTCTCTGACGGAAGTTCCCCCTTGATAATTTTTGCAAATATCGTTGCCATAAACAGACTCCTTCGCTTGTTTTAGCGTATATTCTAAAGCTTTTAATGCATCTTCGCGTGTTTCCCAAACAGAAATAAAACGTCCTTTATGACAAAAAATGGCGCCAGGAATACCGGATACACGCTTGAGGTCTTCATCCAATAAGCCAGCCCATTCTTTAGGCTGAGGCAATCGAACTTTCATCCGATCTTGATAAGAGGGGGGAATTCCTCGCAACTTCCAATGTCCGCCCGATGGCATAATGACAAATAAGGCCGGATGATCCTCTCCATTAAGCTCAAAAAAGATTTCCAGCCAAGGCAGATTTTGATCAAAAATTAAGCATTCCTGCGACTTGGCCATGCAATCCGCAACAATTTCTCGGCACGATTGCGTATATTTGAATCTTTCCCATAAGCGGTGCAAATGCTCAAAAACGAATTTCAACGCTTGATGAAAAGCTTGATTCTGCTCGTCTGCTTCGCAATCATAGCGGATAGGAGTAAAATTCGAAACAACATGCGAAAAGGAACAATAGCCCGGAATAAGCGGATCGCGCCCATTATCATGAGCATCTACCCCCATGATAAGCGTATGATTGAAAAACTCATACTCGTTCGGCTTTAAAAATCCCCGTTCCTCTAAGTATTTTAAAATCATTCCAGCACTGCTTAAAGGCCCTTGATAATCTGCTTGATGGTGATCAAAGAGCTTAGCAGCAGGATCATACACGCCTCCTACATCGCAGATATATTCACACGTGCTCAAAAGATGCAAATCACGCGTGCGAATGATCTTATCTTCATCAATCAAATTAAAAAGCATTAATAGGGCACATGCAGTCACCTCATCAGCATGAAAAGTCCCGTCATGTGTCCCACAGCTTCGCGGAATCTTGTTTGTATCCATCTCGATAAGCCTTATCCTTTTGGAGCGCCTTACCTATTCGCTTGCAAACTGAGAAGATTGTCTACGGCATGCTATTGAAAAAGCCTAATCTTTCGCCTTATTCATTCGAAACACTGACTTTAGAGACATTCTGAATTGCTACCGGCCTGTTCGAAATGATTTTCTCTCTAGGAACTCGCAACGCAGGCTAAGAAATTATGAATTCAGAGAATGTCTCTTATAACAATCCTCCTGATAACTAAAAACAGCTCTAAAACAAATAAAAAACAATTATGGCACAAGGATATTTTTATGTAAAAGCCCAAATCTATCCAAAATAAAATAAAATTTAAAAAACCTTATACTCAATCGATAAAAGTTAAACCTAGCTATACCTCACTTATATTTAGCTTTTTACTGCTTCATGAAAAATTTTCTCTTCAAAAACATCCCTATTAACCTGCGTTTGGAGGTTTTGCTCTTAGAGAGTGTATTAAAAACCTAATAGCCTAGATTCGCGTTCTTTTCTCCTAATAGCAATTGGATTTAATATGCCTCTTATCCTAGGCTTCAGCCTAAGCAGTTTTTAACGCACACTTCAAATTTTTCCTATGTTATGAACATTTTTTGAATTTAACCCCTTCCCCTCCCTTTCTTAAAGATCTGTTTTTCAACCCCTTCAATCAAATCATCACAAATAACTGACTGTTAATTGTTTAATAAAACAACCATTTCCTTTCTTCTTCTTGAATAGAGCTTTACACCTCTGGTTTCCTCTCAGGGCAAGCCCTAAGTTACAAATACCTCGTCTACAAAATTTCCACATTTTTAAAATCTTAGGGTGAAGATTTAAGGCAAAAAGGCATACAAAAAGCATACACTTTCGTTTAACAGAAAAGCAATTGAGCGATTTCTTTCTCGAGAACGTAAATTTTAAGTCATTGAAAAAGAGCGAATATTCACGCCTAAATGTTGGTTTTGTCACATCGACTGCATCCAATTAAAAATTAAAGAATTTTAGTAGGCGAGTTAAGGAAGGATTAGGCTGCGCCTCTTTTAATTATGGATTTCCATTTTTTATAAAAAGATTAAGCACCTGAGCGTGGAGTTTTTCTGCTCTTTGGAATGCGTCAAAGCCTCGAAAATGAACAAATGGCAGAGCGGTCAATATAAAAAAATAGGCACTGCCTTGCCATTTGTTCAGCTGCAAGAGCTTTCACGTTAGTCAAAAGGGCAAAAAAACTCCACACGCAGGTTAATAGAGAAGCAATTACAAAGTAGATGAAAAACAAGAGATCTTGTATTTTGATTTTTGCTCTCTGCTTGCTACTGCCTTCGAATTTGCTCTTAAAAGGATAAATGCAAAGCCATGGAAAACTATTTAGATTTTAGCCAATACGATTTAGCCACACCTGATGGTTCAATTACGAACTTAACGCATATTAATGAAACAACGGCAGAGGCAATTGTTTTTATTCCCAATATTTCGCCTCGCTTTGTCGGATTTAATATTGAACCTCAATCGATTTATTTTAACATTAAGAGCACCCTTGCCCAGCTGGGATTAGATGGAGTCGGAATCGCTTTTGAGCTCGACTTAAAAAATCAATGCGCGCAGGTTCAAGTTCAGCTGCATGCCATAGGGCCAATAGCGGTAGAAATGTTGAAGCTTTTGCAGGTTGGGTCTTCGATCGGGAAGCTATTTGCTGCTGACGAACGCCGCCGCGTTCGCGATCCTGACTATCTTGCCCGTATGTTTGGTCGTTCGGATCGCTGGGGGCAGCCTTTGCTGTCATTAGGCGGATTGCATGGCAGTAACGACCTTATTTTAGATAAAGTGGACGGCCGCACAGTCGCCTATCTGACTTTGCAGAATGGACGTGTCATCTACGATTCCTCCATCTACGGCTTCCTTCCCACCTTATCCAAAGCGTTGGTTACGGGATCAAAAATGAGGGACATCCTTCGTTTACATCAAGAATGGAAGCCGCTAATGACGCGAAATGTAAACGAAAATGAAATCCTTCTCGTCCGCACCCTTCCCTTGCATATTAGGACAGTTTTTGCGCGCGTTGTAGATAACCTCCTTTCGCCAGGCTATCACCATACGTCTGCTTCAATTTTGCAGCCTGATACGTATGCATCCGGGGATATTTATGAGCTATTTGGGAATAGTAAAAGAGAAATCACCGATATTCCTTTAGAGTTCTATACGCTTGAGCCTTATCGTGAGCACGTCTTCTTTTCCGACCGCGATCAGCTGCAAACCTGTTTAGAAGACAGCAAAACATTGTTCGAAGCCTTTGCGACCGCTCCCCTTCCCCTTGAGAACCGGGCGGCTGTTTTTATTGTGAAAGGACAGCAGCTTAAATCTCTTAAATCGGAAGATTGGATTAGCCGCGAGACCCGCCTTCATGAATTTCCCGGCCCCTTTCATGGGACCAGGCAGGCCTTGATGGTTGAGCGTTATATCGAGCAACAGCCCTCTTATCCATTTTTAAAAAGCATTGATAGCGGAGGAATCACTAGCCAAGGCATTTTATTAACCCGCTATTTTCCTTCCCCTTTGATGAAGCGTATGCTTTTGAGCGATCAAGTCCAGCGCTGTCTGAAGGGCATTTACTTTCAATATCCTTCCTTGTCTGGACTGAATTTTTTCTCTGCGGAAGATCGGGCATTGCTTCATGACTTGGAAAAATTTGCCATCCCCGTTTTTTGGGTCGACGAGATAAGCGGGCAAATCTTGCAATACATTCAAAAACCGGATCGCGATTCCGGCCTTTTTGTGCCCCTTAATAAAGTAGACATGTTTCTAAAATCAACTGTCTTTGGCATTTATGGATCCAATCTAGTTGCCGGAGATTTTGGCCAGGAACTGCAGAAGCTCCTTCAGGGAATTTTAGATATGCGGGCCGAAATGAACCATCCCCTCCTTAGCAAAAATACACCTCTTGCCCTAGTGACAGGCGGGGGGCCGGGAGCGATGGAAGTGGGCAACCGCATTGCCAAGGAGCTCAATATTTTATCGTGCGCGAATATAGTCGATTTCCGGCAAAAAGATGCCTCGGTCGTCAACGAACAGCTGCAAAATCCCTATATAGAAGCCAAAATGACCTACCGTTTAGATAAACTGGTAGAAAGGCAAGCGGAATTCAACCTGGACTTTCCCATTTTTCTAATGGGAGGCGTTGGAACAGACTTTGAGTATTGCCTAGAAGAAGTCAGGCGCAAAGTCGGCTCTGTCAATGCCACACCCATTATTTTATTTGGAGAAGCCGAGTATTGGCACAAAAAAATTACAAATCGATTCGAATGCAATTTGCACAGCGGAACAATCAAGGGATCAGAATGGCTGAGCAATTGTTTCTATTGCATTCAAAAAGCGGAACAGGGCTTAAAGGTCTATCGAGACTATTTTTCAGGCGCCTTGCAAATCGGCAAAAATGGCCCCATTTATGAAGAAGGGTTTGTCGCAGTGACTTAGCAAGTAAATTGTGGCAAAGTTGCTCGGGTCCTTGCTAGATAGGCGTTGGTTCTTATTTATTCTTGGAATGGCTTACAGCCAGACTTTTGAAGAAAGCTGCCAAAAAGCCCCTCTCTATGCCGGCTGCTTAAAAAGATAAACCAGAACCCAAAAGAATATACAAAAGCCAGTTAAGCTTTTTCGCGACGATTTTCCCCTCTAAGGGATGCATTAAAACCGCTAATCATTTTTTACAGGATTTAACGTTCTGCCTGCTCCTTTTCTGCTTGTTCGGCATTGAAAAGCGCAACTTTCAGAAATGGAGCCACTTGATCGACCGGCACTTTTTCATCCAAATTAGAGGACTTGGTTAGCAAAATAGATAAATAGTCAAGCCCTGCTACGTCTTGATTGGCAATTTTTTCAATATTGCGCCAATAATTGCGCCTATAGTTAGGATATTTTTTTAAAAAGCTTAGGATTTGGCTAATGGTTGGACTGATTTCATTGATAAGAGAGCCTTCTTTATAATAATTTTTCCACCCTTGAAAAGCTTGGCGGACGATAAGAGGCAAAGTGGAATCCGGCAATGTCTGCAAGTCTTTTAGGTTTTTATATTCCTCTTTTTGAATGAGCTGAACATAGGCTTCCGGAGCTTTTTTCCAGTTTTTAGGCTGCCATTCCTCCACTTGCTGTAAAAACTCCTCAAATTCCCCAGGAGCAATCGAGCGCGGAATGAAATTAGGGACCAATAAACGCTTCCAGGTATGATAGAGAAAAAGAAGATCCGGAGGAGCCGAGACAAGGTCTTCCGTAGAACTCAAGTTCAACGTCTCCTTTGTTGATAAAAACCCTGGCAAATAACCTGTTTTATTAGAAACATTGGAACGCAAAAAAGAAGGGAATTGCCATAAAAAGACAGAGAAATCCCGATTGCTGACGTCAAGAAAAGGCTCTACCTTTTTTTCCTTTTGAACAACTCCTTGATACCATCCCGTCATCCCCCAAATAATTGCAATCACAGCAGTGGCTAAGAAAATCCATAGCCAAATCGGAAAACCCGCTGCCGGAGACGGGCTTTCCTGAATAAAATCCTTCTCCGATAAAGGCGGCGGAGAAGAGGGTTGGGAAGGAGAGCTTTTGCTCTCCAATGTATCTTTATCAAAAGGGCCTGGCTCGTCTGGGTTCATATCATTAATATCCGTAAGAGCCTCTTACACTAAAATAATGGGTAGGATGCTTGCAAAATTGACCATCTAAAGAGTAGCCATCATGGTACTCAATAAAGAGTCGGAATTTATGCCGGTTTCCCGATACCTTTCCCCATTCATAGCCCAATACATAGGTATTGTTGATATGCCGTTTGAAATGCGACTGATAGTAAAAATTCATGCCAAAAAAAGGTTCGCCATAGAGGCGGTTGCAATAGTCGCGATAGCCTAGCTGAGGCAGGCGCAGTTCCAATCCAGCCTGAAGATAAATTTCCCCGACTCTAAAAGAATCGTCCTGGCAGGCAACCCAACCGATTCCTCCATAGAGGCGAATTTCTCTGGTGAATTGATTGGATACAAAAAAATCAAACGCTTCAATACTTGGATTGCGGCGGTCAAAGTGGGGATGGTTTAATAAAAACTCATCTCCAATATGCGTAGAAATATGATAACCCCTTAAACGGAAAGCCCAATTTTCAAAGGCATATGTCAATGGAAAACCGACATAATAGTCTGCATCAACAAGGGGGGATGAATCATGAAGCGGATCAAAGATAGCCCATACGCCGCCTTCAAGATCTAATTGAAGATCCCCGTGCCAGCACCACACATCCACCCATCGGAAGATGGGAAATGTATCCCAAAAAGAGACATCAATGACATTCTTCTCGATTACACGGTCATTGAAACGCCAGCCAACAGAATAAGTCGCCTGCCTAGGATCGGCAAGGAGCGGACGGAATAAAGGAGGTCCTTCCGGAAACCATATCCCCCATAAATGATGAGAACGGGCAAACTCGCAATCTGTCTCGGGATCTGCTTCACACCATTCATTTTCATTATAAATTTCAGGATGGACCTGTCTATAAAGATCAAAATCTCGTTCTAGCTGTTGGTCTACTACAGACGTTTCGCTTGCACAGGGATCGCATTCATTGATTTTTTCACAACTATTTTCGCAACAATAGGAAGAATTGCCTTGGTTTAATTCCCCATATACATTGTCATAACCATAATCGGGCTCATCTGCCTGGAGTGCGGTCCCATTCAACCCCAATAAAAAAATCCAAAGATATCTCGCATAGCGCATAGTATTTCTCTCGTAAATGCGGTTAATGGCAAGAGTCTTTTCGACTCTAGTTTTTTTTATATAAAAGAATTAACGGATAGCAAAATGATGAGATATCTGCAAGAAACAACTCATAATGCAGGCTATAAATTTTAATTTTTACTTTGATAAGTCAAGCGGAAGGATGGATAGGCCTTGCCTATCGAGCAAGGCCCTCAGGATTTTTAATGAGAACGAGTGGGAACGGGACAATCACAAGGCTTGCCTTGGCCGCAACCGCAATGGCAAGGAGCCACACACCCGCATCCACAAGGACAAGACGAGCCGGATCGATAGGCAGGCCTTTGAGAATAACCTTCATATCCATAAGGATCGGCCATTAATGATGATGAGCTCAGTAAACAGGCTATAAGAAAAAAGTAACCTTTCATCGTACCCTCCTTCTATTGTTAGAGTAATTCTTTCACTTGTTCAATTATTTTATTTATAACCTTTCCTTTCTTTCAGATCAATCTTGCCAATGAAAATCCCCTTTTTGCTTGCCGTTTTAAAACCCATAGTTACTTCTGCTTGAGGTGATTTTCTCCCTATAAGGCAATAGGGAGATCACAATATTGGATGGATATTGCCCGCTATTTCCTATGGCTTCCTAGGAGAAAACTCGGATCTCGGTCGTTAGCAATTGCAGGATGCCTTGTAGGGAATATCTTTCGCTTCACAATCCCCTATCCTTTTCTCTTTTCTGGCAATTTTCGTCTTCCATATTAAACAAATAGAGATTTGTTGAAGAAGATCTATCCGAAATTTGCCTGGTTTGATATATCCAATTTCAAATAAGACGGAAGGAGGCTTTCATGGGGCTATTTGACGACTCTGGTAACGAGCCAAGAAGAAGAGGCGGCGGAGGGATTTTCCTAGCCTTGATCATCGCTGCGGTGGGCTTTTTAATGTATATGACCCAAACGGAACAAAATCCGATTACTGGAGAAAAGCAGCATATTTCTTTGACTCCCGAGCAGGAAATCAAATTGGGCTTGCAATCCGCCCCCGAAATGGCCGCCCAAATGGGAGGAGAAATTCCCGCCAGCGACCCGCGCACCCAAGAGGTTCGAAAGATCGGCCAGGAAATTTTAGGCAAAAGCATTGCCCATAAAGGACCCTGGAGATTCCAATTTCACTTATTAGCCGATCCTAAAACAATTAATGCTTTTGCTTTGCCTGGAGGACAAGTGTTTATTACGCTTGGACTTTTCAACCGCTTGCAGACGGAGGGACAATTGGCCGGGGTTCTCTCCCATGAAATGGGCCATGTCATAGAAAGGCATGCGGCCCAGCAAATGGCTAAAGGGCAGCTAGGGCAAATTCTTGTGATGGCAACGGGTGTAGGGGCAAGTGATAGCCAGCATCCTGGGCGAGGATATCAAGCAGCCATGATCGCTAATGTAGTCAATCAAATGACGCAATTGCGTTATGGCCGAAAAGATGAATTGGAAGCCGATCAATGGGGACTTCAGCTCATGACAGAAGCGGGATATAATCCGGAAGCCATGATACAAGTCATGGAAATTTTGGAAAAAGCTGTCCCAGGTGGACATACGCCTGAAATGTTACTGACCCATCCTTATCCCGAGCATCGCATTGAAGCCATTAAAGCTTACTTAGAAAAACACCCGGCAAGTAAGAATCTTAAGGAAGGGGCGAGCCTTAAACCTCTCACCACTCAGTCTTCTTCCTTTTCGTCGGATTCATAAGGCAAGAGAAAAAATGGATTATCTTCTCAACTGGCATGCCCTATCTTGCTTCTAGCTCAAAGTTGGAAATAAGCCAAATTAGGGCTACGCTCTTCCATTCACGAGAAAATCATTAAGGCCTTCTTAGGAAGGCTTGTCTTTTAAAAATTTTTGATAAAAGGCTAAGGTATCCTTTTCCCCTGCCATTAAGGGCATCTTTAAAGCCTCTTCTACTGTGACCCATTTGAACTCATCATGCTCGCGTAGCTCTAAGACAATAGACGGCTGCTGCGAGAAGGAATAATGGAACATATGGTACACAAAATCGATTTGCTGCCGGATATAAAGCGTGATAATTTCTTCCAAGCCCTCTTTTCTCAATACCACTCCTATTTCCTCAAAAGCCTCTCTAATAATCGCGGAAACAGAATCTTCTCCCTGCTCAAGCTTTCCGGCAGGCACTCCCCATGTATGCCCCTGGGATTTAGCGGGATGGCGCCGCAATAGAAGAATGTTGTCTTGATAAGTGCAATAGCAACTAGCGACCTCTACGCGAGGCTTAAAATCAGAAGGAGGAGTTAAAAAAATAAGGCATTCCATGAAAAAGAAGATGAATGGTTATGTTCACCTTATCATCATAGCGCAAATGATCCCCTTCCTCAAAACTAAATCTTTTCAAATCGACCGTCGGTTAACGACCTGAATGTTGAGTTTTTCCCTTTCAATTGCATCAAAGCTCTCGCAGATGAAAAAGGACGGGAGCTTTCCACGTTAATCCCAAGGGTAAAAAGAACCCCAAAATTCAAGTTAATAAAAGTTCCAAAACATAAAGGCTTTGCCAAATCCCTTTCAGGATCGACAAAGCCTAGAAACTTCAACGGTTTAGCTTAAGGAATAGCTATATCTGAAAATTTGTCCTATATCTTATCAATGATGATGATGGCTGCTGCTTTGATTAACAAATTCTCTATCAATGCCACGAGCGATATAAGCCCCGATATGCATCATTTGCGCACGAGACTGGTCAAATAATTGAATAGATGCTGTATAGTTTCCTAAAATAGAGAAAGCAATTTGGAAAGCTTCTGTTTGAGTATGTTGATCAAAAAGTGAGCGTAATACAGCATCAGAGAAAACAGAAGGATCCAAGCTGCTGATCAAATCGGCAATCGCATCGCCTTGAGCTTGCCATTGAGTTAAAATAGCCTGTGCTTGAGCTGTATTTCCAGCCACTAAAGCCACTGTAAAGGCTTCCTCTAAAACAACATACTCAGCTAAATCGATAGCTAATTGTGTGAAGAGTTGAGGATTATTGGGGAAAAATTGAGCGATAAAATTAGAAATGTCCAAAGCATTCTGTGTCAAGCGGGCATTGAGGGCATCAATAGCCGCAGTAGGCGCTCCATTGATAATGGCGCTCGCAACAGCGCGTGCATAAATAGCTTCTTGTTCAAACAGTTCAACCAGCGTTTCGCCAATAATGGCTTGAGGATTCACAGGAAATTCTACAGGCGCGTCGGGATTGACGACGATATCGGGAAAAACTTCGTTTAGATCAAAAGGAACGATTGGATCGATCGGTTGCGCTTGAAGAGAAGGAGTCGCAACGGCAGCAAATGCAAGCAAAAATGCGCTCAAGTTCTTTTTAATGGATAATTGCATAGGGAGTCTCCTTAAAGTTAGGATTTTTTAATTCAAAGTCAGACAACACAAAAATTTAATCATTCAGGACCTTTCTAAAGGCCTTAATGAAATCGTTTCTTTAGCTAGACGATATACCCTCAAAAACTGCTAATCTTGCCTATAAGCATTCCCAG
It encodes:
- a CDS encoding histidine triad nucleotide-binding protein translates to MATIFAKIIKGELPSEKVFENERILAIKDIHPVAPVHLLIMPKKEIPDLQSITAADLPLISEIMAVAQQLAKQFHIEDGYRLLTNNGSNAGQIIFHLHFHLIGGRRLGSIA
- a CDS encoding LOG family protein → MENYLDFSQYDLATPDGSITNLTHINETTAEAIVFIPNISPRFVGFNIEPQSIYFNIKSTLAQLGLDGVGIAFELDLKNQCAQVQVQLHAIGPIAVEMLKLLQVGSSIGKLFAADERRRVRDPDYLARMFGRSDRWGQPLLSLGGLHGSNDLILDKVDGRTVAYLTLQNGRVIYDSSIYGFLPTLSKALVTGSKMRDILRLHQEWKPLMTRNVNENEILLVRTLPLHIRTVFARVVDNLLSPGYHHTSASILQPDTYASGDIYELFGNSKREITDIPLEFYTLEPYREHVFFSDRDQLQTCLEDSKTLFEAFATAPLPLENRAAVFIVKGQQLKSLKSEDWISRETRLHEFPGPFHGTRQALMVERYIEQQPSYPFLKSIDSGGITSQGILLTRYFPSPLMKRMLLSDQVQRCLKGIYFQYPSLSGLNFFSAEDRALLHDLEKFAIPVFWVDEISGQILQYIQKPDRDSGLFVPLNKVDMFLKSTVFGIYGSNLVAGDFGQELQKLLQGILDMRAEMNHPLLSKNTPLALVTGGGPGAMEVGNRIAKELNILSCANIVDFRQKDASVVNEQLQNPYIEAKMTYRLDKLVERQAEFNLDFPIFLMGGVGTDFEYCLEEVRRKVGSVNATPIILFGEAEYWHKKITNRFECNLHSGTIKGSEWLSNCFYCIQKAEQGLKVYRDYFSGALQIGKNGPIYEEGFVAVT
- a CDS encoding DUF1207 domain-containing protein, whose product is MRYARYLWIFLLGLNGTALQADEPDYGYDNVYGELNQGNSSYCCENSCEKINECDPCASETSVVDQQLERDFDLYRQVHPEIYNENEWCEADPETDCEFARSHHLWGIWFPEGPPLFRPLLADPRQATYSVGWRFNDRVIEKNVIDVSFWDTFPIFRWVDVWCWHGDLQLDLEGGVWAIFDPLHDSSPLVDADYYVGFPLTYAFENWAFRLRGYHISTHIGDEFLLNHPHFDRRNPSIEAFDFFVSNQFTREIRLYGGIGWVACQDDSFRVGEIYLQAGLELRLPQLGYRDYCNRLYGEPFFGMNFYYQSHFKRHINNTYVLGYEWGKVSGNRHKFRLFIEYHDGYSLDGQFCKHPTHYFSVRGSYGY
- a CDS encoding M48 family metallopeptidase, which codes for MGLFDDSGNEPRRRGGGGIFLALIIAAVGFLMYMTQTEQNPITGEKQHISLTPEQEIKLGLQSAPEMAAQMGGEIPASDPRTQEVRKIGQEILGKSIAHKGPWRFQFHLLADPKTINAFALPGGQVFITLGLFNRLQTEGQLAGVLSHEMGHVIERHAAQQMAKGQLGQILVMATGVGASDSQHPGRGYQAAMIANVVNQMTQLRYGRKDELEADQWGLQLMTEAGYNPEAMIQVMEILEKAVPGGHTPEMLLTHPYPEHRIEAIKAYLEKHPASKNLKEGASLKPLTTQSSSFSSDS
- a CDS encoding NUDIX hydrolase codes for the protein MECLIFLTPPSDFKPRVEVASCYCTYQDNILLLRRHPAKSQGHTWGVPAGKLEQGEDSVSAIIREAFEEIGVVLRKEGLEEIITLYIRQQIDFVYHMFHYSFSQQPSIVLELREHDEFKWVTVEEALKMPLMAGEKDTLAFYQKFLKDKPS